A stretch of DNA from Jiangella alba:
TGGTCCACCAGCACGCTGGTCGACCTCGGTGAGCAGATCGGCATCGGCGGCGACTACGAGGGCTGCGTCCGCGACGACGACTTCGAGGACTGGGCGGCCGCGGTGCCCGAGTCGGCCCGCGACCACGAGATCACCGGCACGCCGACGGTCTTCCTCAACGGCGAGGCCCTCGACTCCACCCAGTGGACGCCCGAGGGCATCAACGCCGCCGTCGCGACCGTCGCCGCCGGCGGCAGCCTCGCGTCGCCGCCGGCCACCCCGCCCGCGGGCGAGACGCCGGACCCGTCCGCCACTCAGTGATCTGGAGCACACCGCGATGACGACCCGGTTCGACCGGTCCGGTACGGTTCGCCTGTGATCGCGACGCCGGCCGTGGTGCCGACCTTCATCCCCAGCCCGAGCAGCAACTCGATCGACGTCTTCGGGTTCGAGCTGAGGGCCTACGCACTGTGCATCATGGCCGGCATCGTCGTGGCGATCTGGCTCACCAACCGGCGCTGGCTGGCCCGCGGCGGCGAGGCCGGCGTCGTCGCCGACATCGCGGTGTGGGCGGTGCCGTTCGGCATCATCGGCGGGCGCATCTACCACGTCATCACCGACAACCAGCTCTACTTCCGCGAGGGCAAGGACCCCTGGCAGGCGCTCGAGATCTGGAAGGGCGGCCTGGGCATCTGGGGCGCCATCGCCATGGGCGCCCTCGGGGTCTGGATCGCCTGCCGCCGCCGCGGCGTCCCGTTCGCCGCCATGGCCGACGCGGCCGCTCCGGGCATCCTGTTCGCGCAGGCGCTGGGGCGCGTGGGCAACTGGTTCAACCAGGAGCTGTTCGGCAAGCCGACGGACCTGCCGTGGGGGCTGGAGATCGCTCCTGGCCACCGGCCCGACGGCTACGCCGACGTCGCGACGTTCCACCCCACGTTCCTCTACGAGGCGCTGTGGGCGGTCGCGGTGGCGTTCCTGCTGCTGTGGCTCGACAAGCGGTACACCATCGGCCACGGCCGGCTGTTCGCGCTGTACGTGGCCGGCTACACGCTGGGCCGCGGGTTCTGGGAGTACCTGCGCATCGACCCTGCCAACCACATCTTCGGCGTCCGGGTGAACCTGTGGGTGTCCGGGCTGATCTTCGTGGCGGCGATGGCCTACTTCTTCTGGTCGCTCAAGCGCCACCCCGGCCGCGAGGATCCCGAGGAACTGCGCGGCTACTACGACCAGCCCGACCCGTTCGACGACAAGGGCAAGGCCGAGGACGAGACGCCGATCACGCTCCCGGACGACGAGCCGGAGGACGCGAAGCCGTCTGAGGCGTCGAAGGCTGGGGCCGAGGAGAAGAAGCCGGCCGACGAGAAGAAGCCTGGCGACGAGCCAAAGCCGACCGAGAAGAAGGACACCGCGGCCGAGGAGCCGAAGGCGGCGGACGAGGCGAAGCCGGCCGAGTCGAAGCCGGCCGAGGCCGGGGACAAGGCCGCCGACGAGAAGCCGGCGCCGGCGGTGAAGAAGACGAGCGCCGCCACCGTCACGGCCCCCGCCACCACGACGGCCACGACCGCCGCGGCGAAGAAGACGACGGCCAAGAAGGCGACGGCCGCCAAGAAGGCGCCGGTCAAGAAGGCGACGGCGGCCGCGAAGAAGGCGCCGGCCGCCAAGAAGACCGCGACCGAGCAGGCTGCGCCCGAGCAGGCCGGCGACGCCGCACCGGCGAAGTCCGCTGCTGCGAAGAAGGCGTCGCCCGCGAAGAAGACCGCGACCAAGACGACCGCCGCGCAGAAGACCGCCGCGAAGAAGGCTGCGACCAAGAAGGCTGCCGCGAAGAAAGCCGCGCCGGAGGTGCCTGCGCAGGCCGCGACCGAGGCGCCGAAGTCGGCGCCGACGACGGGGTCGGCTGCCGACTCGGCGAGCTCGCCCGCTGGGAGCTGACCCCGGCCGTCGACTCGCGGGGTGCCGGGTTCTCGGTGCAGGTTCTTGGTGTGCCGGGCTCCCGTTGGCCGGGTTCGCCGCGTGGGCCAGCCCCCTGCTGCTCTCGATTGTCGGGGGCGCGGGAGACCGCCTCAAGCGGACCCTTTGGCGCTTCGCGCGACGCGTGACCGCTTGACCCGGCCGCCCGCGCCCCCGTTCACGCAGCGTCGGGGGGCCGCCCGAAGAATGGGCCCGGCTTCCCTCCTCGCTGTGCTCCTGGTTCGCTGGCCGCTCGCGGGCCGTGGGCGGCGGTTCGGCTACCGACTCCGCTGTGCATTGCCGTTCGCTGGCCGCCGGCGGGTCGTGGGTGGGTTCTCGGCTACCGAGTTCGCCGTTGGTCTCGGTCCGCTGGCCGCTCGCCCTTGTCGGTGGGGGCCAGCTACCTGGTTCGCTGGTCGCCGAGCTGCTGGCCACCCGCCCGGCCGGCGAGGACTTCGTGGTCTGCCACGGCGACCTCGCCACGCAGAACGTGCTGATCGACCCCGAGACGCTGACAGCGAGCGGTGTCCTTCTGAGGTGATGGCTGGCGGTTCGGTGGGCCCATAGCGCCAGCGAACCGCCAACCATCGGCTGGCTCGCCGGCCGCTCGCCCGTCCGAGGTGGCGTTGGGCTACCGGCTCTGCTCGACTGGTCGTCCGCTGGC
This window harbors:
- a CDS encoding phosphotransferase; translation: MVSVRWPLALVGGGQLPGSLVAELLATRPAGEDFVVCHGDLATQNVLIDPETLTASGVLLR